GTAGGGAATAAACCTGAGGAAAGGCAGGAAATATATTCAGCTCTTAAGAATGGCGATCAAAATCATTTCAAAAAAATTATCAGCAAACTACTTGCCGAAACTACTAGCGAAGTTGAGAAGAAAAAAATCAAAAACTTTAAAAGGTATGTTCTTAACAACTGGCAGGCGATAACAATATATAAAGAAGAAGGATGTTATGGAGGTGGAACAGAAGGGCACATAAGTCACGTATTATCAAGCCGTTTAAGCAGCCGTCCAATGGGTTGGAGTCGTGAAGGACTGCGGGCAATGGCTGAGCTGCGAGCATATTTAAGTAGTGGTGGCAGAATTACACTTAAACATTTAAAACCGGAAGCAAAGAAAAGCTATAGCCTGGAAAAAAATATGGTCTTAAAGATCAAAAATACCTTTACCAAGACACGTGAACAATTAAATAATGTGCCCATATTAAGCAAAGGTAAAGTGATACCAATGTTTAAATGTTTGAAAGATATACATAATGGAACATCTAATTTATAAACCAAAATAGAGTGGTCATCAATTTATAAATATCCTATAAAAAGTTGACACTATCAAATTGATAGTATCAAACAATACAATAACTATTACGAAATTAGTATCTCTAAGCCGGTAAGTTCTCATAAGTGCCCGGCATGCGGAATAGAAACTACAAAAATTAATGATTACAGGTATAAACGTATAAAAGATATTCCTTATTTAAACAAACCCTTATATTTGTTATACCGCAAATGTCGCTATAAATGCATAAAGTGTGGTAAAAGGTTTTATGAAACAGTTGATTTTATCGGCAAATATCAGAGAATGACTCATCGCTTAATTGAAGCTATTATTGAAAAATTAAAAACCAACTATAGCATGACTTCTAAGCTAAAGATTTTGGGATTTCTTCGAGTACGGTAGCCAGAATTTTTGATTATCATATAGCCTTAATAAACTTCCAGAAGTAATATCGATTGATGAGTTTAAGGGGACCACTGATAAAGGCAAATACCACTGTATATTAGTAGACCCAGTTAAATCAGTGGTTTTAGATATTTTAGATCAGCGTAACTTTGACTTTTTGGTTAAATATTTCAAAAAATTTACCAGCCGGGAAAGTGTTAAATATGTGGTTATTGATATGTGGAAACCTTATAAAGAAGTAGTAAAGAAAGTCTTTTCTCAGGCCACTATAGTTATCGACCGGTTTCATTATGTAAGAAACTGCATCTGGGCTATTGATAAAGTTCGTAAAAATGTTCAAAAAGATCTACCATATGAGAAAAGTAAATTTCTAAAAAAGAACCGAAAACTTCTGTTTCGTAATTGCAATAAATTAAATGATGAAGATAAAAATAAAACTGGCTAATTTACTCCGTTTAGATGAAAAATTGAGATTAGCCTATTTATTAAAAGAAAAGTTTATGGATGCTGAAATAAAACTTAATGAATGGCTTGAACTGGTAAAAATATATAAAATTGAACAGTTCTCCTATCTTGCTAATACTATTAGCAACTGGAAAGANNNNNNNNNNNNNNNNNNNNNNNNNNNNNNNNNNNNNNNNNNNNNNNNNNNNNNNNNNNNNNNNNNNNNNNNNNNNNNNNNNNNNNNNNNNNNNNNNNNNNNNNNNNNNNNNNNNNNNNNNNNNNNNNNNNNNNNNNNNNNNNNNNNNNNNNNNNNNNNNNNNNNNNNNNNNNNNNNNNNNNNNNNNNNNNNNNNNNNNNNNNNNNNNNNNNNNNNNNNNNNNNNNNNNNNNNNNNNNNNNNNNNNNNNNNNNNNNNNNNNNNNNNNNNNNNNNNNNNNNNNNNNNNNNNNNNNNNNNNNNNNNNNNNNNNNNNNNNNNNNNNNNNNNNNNNNNNNNNNNNNNNNNNNNNNNNNNNNNNNNNNNNNNNNNNNNNNNNNNNNNNNNNNNNNNNNNNNNNNNNNNNNNNNNNNNNNNNNNNNNNNNNNNNNNNNNNNNNNNNNNNNNNNNNNNNNNNNNNNNNNNNNNNNNNNNNNNNNNNNNNNNNNNNNNNNNNNNNNNNNNNNNNNNNNNNNNNNNNNNNNNNNNNNNNNNNNNNNNNNNNNNNNNNNNNNNNNNNNNNNNNNNNNNNNNNNNNNNNNNNNNNNNNNNNNNNNNNNNNNNNNNNNNNNNNNNNNNNNNNNNNNNNNNNNNNNNNNNNNNNNNNNNNNNNNNNNNNNNNNNNNNNNNNNNNNNNNNNNNN
The window above is part of the Anaerobranca gottschalkii DSM 13577 genome. Proteins encoded here:
- a CDS encoding UPF0236 family transposase-like protein — translated: VGNKPEERQEIYSALKNGDQNHFKKIISKLLAETTSEVEKKKIKNFKRYVLNNWQAITIYKEEGCYGGGTEGHISHVLSSRLSSRPMGWSREGLRAMAELRAYLSSGGRITLKHLKPEAKKSYSLEKNMVLKIKNTFTKTREQLNNVPILSKGKVIPMFKCLKDIHNGTSNL
- a CDS encoding transposase, whose translation is MLVDPVKSVVLDILDQRNFDFLVKYFKKFTSRESVKYVVIDMWKPYKEVVKKVFSQATIVIDRFHYVRNCIWAIDKVRKNVQKDLPYEKSKFLKKNRKLLFRNCNKLNDEDKNKTG